TTACTTTCAAAGTACATTTTGCACGATTGTTACATTCTAATTAGGATTATTTATGACACAAATCCGTAGGACGATCCATATAGCGCATACGGCCATCGCTCTTGTGCGTGATTCCGATTCCCTTAGGTACAATTTTCCGGCGATTGTGTGCTGATGCGCCCAAGCTCCAGATTCATCGTTCTCAGCAGCGGATGGGTTCCGCATCCACACTTTCCCCGGAAATCATCCAAATCCAGCGCCCATACCATTCCGCCGCCAAGGTTCATTTGCTTCACAAACTGTGATTTACGCCGTAtttcatcgacatcatcgtaCGATACCCACTGATTGCCACTGTACGCGTACGGTCCGATTCTGCCTTCCGGATCGCGCTGCACTGACCAACCACGACGATTGACCTTCTCGCATATCTCGTAGAACGATAGGAAGCCCCCAGCGCGTGTGAATTCTCCCGCCTCCCCTGGTCCGTACGATTTATCGTTTAACCCATTTCGTCGCGCATCGGCAAGCGAAAATGATTGCCCATAAAGGGGCATGCCCATGACCAACTTTCTCGACGGTGCGCCCTTTTCGATCCAATAGTTGATGGAAAAGTTTGCATTAAAGTAGTCGTACGTATCACCCGGATAGTAGTAGAGCGGCGCAACGTGTCCCGTTTGTTTGTCCCAATTTCCGTGGAAATCGTAGGTCATGACGGCAATCCAATCGAAATATTCCGCCAGCGCAGGCACATCGTACCCAGCATCGATTACCATTTTGCTGGGCGATACGGCCGCCGATAGGAGCCATTCGCGCGGCCGGAACTCGACAGCCAGCTCTCGCACTAACCGTGCGAATCCTTCCTTCTCGTCAGCGTATCCTTTCTGGCAGTCCACCTGCCAACAAACGGGATACTCCCAATCCAGATCCAAACCATCGAAGTCGTACTTCTCGATAAACTCGATGGCATGCTTAACAAACCGTGCCCTGGCCGCTGCATCCCGGACCAATTTGCTGTACTTATCGCCCAACGAATCATTCCAGCCACCCAGTGCCAGCGTTACCTTCGCGCCCTTTCTTTTCTGCTCCACCACGCGCTCATAGAACCGATTATCGATGTCGGCCCACGAGTCGTGCGTTTTGATAGTCAAACTTTCGCGATCCAGCACGGCAAACCCATACACGATGTGCGTGCAGAGTGTACTTTCAATATCGTCCGGTGTGTACTTGCCATCCCCTTGCCGGTACCAGGCCCAGTTAGTGAAGTAACACACGACTTTGTAGTCATTGTTTCCGGTCAGTGGAGTGTCTGGTTTGGAAGGAGCCACGGTGGTTGTGGAAGGTTTCATAGtaggccgctgctgctgggtcgTTGTAGTAGAAGGGCGTCGAGTGGAAGTTCGCATTGTCGTAGACTGCCAGCTGGTACCTTCGGTAGTTGGAGTCACTGATGCTACCGGGCCTTGCTTGTTCTTACATTTGCTGTTCTCTGCCCAATCGCAATAACCATCATTCCAGAGAGTGTTCGCAGGACACCTGTAAAGAGCGGAAGATCAAGATGTCGTATTTTGTTGAGCACATCAGCTTCCGTGTGtgtaacgaacgaacgaaataacgCTTCTCTTACGTTTGCAAATATCGTTTACCATGCGTGCATACATAGTACTTGGAGCAATCCGTTTCATGAGGGACGAACAATCGGCCATCGCACACTCCTTTCGAGCTGTCAGTATCTATTGCATCAATAGATGGTCTTGTGGTTCGCATTGTGGTCGTAGGACGGCCGGTAGTCCGGGTAGTAGTAGTCTGCTTacgtgtcgttgtcgttgttgcccGTGCCGTACTTGTTCgcatggtggttgtggtcgaAGGTGTGGTCATTGGTTTCGAAGtagttggtcggttggttacTGTCGTCATGGCCGTAGTAGGACGCTCTTTGGGTGGTTCGTTgggttttccctttccaaGGGTGCACTTCGGTCCGGGCCCGGGGTAGTTACGTAGCACCCGGTTAATTGTTCGCAGTAACGGATACTCCTCACAATCACAGAGATTTCGGAAATCGTCTAAATCCAAGGCCCAGATCATGGCCCCACCGAGACCCATCGCCTTCACGAACTGGCTTTTGTGGCGAATCATGTACTGATCGTCAAAGGAAACCCACTGATCGCCCTTGTACGCGTACGGTCCCATGCGTCCTTTGCGGTCTCTAACGACGTTCCAGTTTTTGTCACGAATATTGGCGCAAATCTGGAAtaggaaaatggcaaacatttACATTACTATAAACTGACTGCTCCCAAGGCCGAGGTAGTCGATATTACCTCATAATAAGACAAAAATCCGCGAGCCCTCGTTTGATCGCCTgcttcaccgccaccgtaaGTTTGGGCATTCAGATCGTGATTGTTGGCGTCCGCCAGTGAGAACGATTGACCGTACGTGGGCATTCCCATGACCAACTTGCGTGGATCCGCTCCTTTCTCGATCCAGTAATGTATGGTGAAGTTGGCGTTGAACGTTTTATCGAAATCATCCGGATGCTCGTACATCGGGGCCACATGGCCAGTCTTTTTATCCCACTGGCCATGGTAATCATAGGCCATCACCGCTATCCAGTCCATGTAATCCGATAGGGTGGGTACATCGTAGCCGGCATCGATGACCTTCTTACTTGGCGAGACTGCTGACGAGAGTAGGTATCCTTTCGGTTTAAACACAGAAGACAGTTCCTTCACCAGCTTTGCGAATCCTTCCTTCTCATCCGCGTATCCTTTGTTGCAATCAACCTGCCAGCAAACCGGATACTCCCAATCCAAATCCAGCCCATCGAAGTTGTACTTCTCGATGAACTTCATCACATTATCAATGAAGCGCTTTCTAGCCTGTTCGCTTCTAACCAACCGGCTGTACTTATCACCAGCAGAATCGTTCCATCCGCCAATGGCAACGGTTACCTTTTtacccttcttcttcatttccaCCACACGCTCGTAGAACCGATTATCGATGTCGGCCCACGAATCGTGCGGTTTGATCGTGAGCGCTTCCCGATCCAGCACCGCAAACCCGTATACAATGTGCGTACACAGTTGGGGATCAATATCTTCTGGGagatattttccatttccctgcCTATACCAGGCCCAGTTGGTGAAGTAGCAGACAACTTTGTAGCTTTCTCCATCAACCAAGTTCTCCTCGATCTCGGCACTGTCCATTGATCCTGGCTGTTGCTTTTCGGGCGAAGAGATTCCGTTGAGATTCTGGGTAGCCGATGGTGAGTTGTTGTCGCTGTCCATGGAGCCAAGGACCACAGATGCTACGGAAACAATAGTGGATAAGCATGTGTTCCGTACTGTGCATCATTTGTTGATAATACTTACGCAGCACTTCGTTACCGGTTGGTGCATCGCGCAACCCTTCCCGAATGGCAGTCAGCAGAGGATGACTTCCCTGGCCGCAGCGATCCTTGAAGTCGTCTAAATCCAGTGCCCAGATCATTCCACCACCGAGATCCATGGCACGGATAAATTGTACCTTTCGCAATAATGATTCCTTATCGTCGAATGACACCCACTGATTTCCCTTGTAGGCGTATGGTCCCATTCGCTGCAGCGAGTCCTGCACCACCGTCCATTCTTTGTTCTGTATACGGTCACAAATCTGAACAGAAGAAACCATTAGATCCATCATATTGAAGAACGCTTTCACTTAACACTCACCTCGTAATACGATAAAAATCCGGCCGCTTTGGTGAACTCGCCAGCTTGTCCCGGCCCCGGGGCTTTAGCGTTTAGTCCATTCTTCTTCGTATCTGCTAGTTGGAAAGATTGACCATACAGTGGCATTCCCATGACGATTTTTCTCGATGGTGCTCCCTTCTCAATCCAATAGTTGATGGAATAGTTCTAGTTTTCGTAAGACGCAAGATACTCGTCATTAGCTATCGGGTCAACTCTCCGGTCAAACCAAATTTCAATTATCGATACTTACTGCATTAAAGAAATCGATTTCATCTTCCGGGTGATAGTACAGCGGAGCGACATGGCCAGTTTGTTTGTCCCACTGGCCATGGAAATCGTAGGTCATGACAGCAATCCAATCGAAGTACTTTGCCAACGCTGCCACATCATATCCGGCATCAATGACAGTCTTACTGGGTGAAACGGCAGCAGACAGCAACCATCCACGGGGCCTGAAAGCTTCGGAAAGCTCCCGTACTAGCTCCGTGAATCCTTCCTTCTCATCCGCGAACCCTTTCTTACAGTCCACCTGCCAACAAACGGGATACTCCCAGTCGAGATCGAGTCCCTCGAAGCCATACTTCTCCAGGAAACCGATCACATGCTCCACAAACTTTGCACGGGCAGAAGCACTGCGCACCAAGCGGCTATACTTATCGCCAGCCGAATCATTCCACCCACCGATGGCAAGTGTCACTTTAACTCCCTTTTCCTTAGCGGCCACCACCCGGGTATAGAACTTGTTGTCTATATCTGCCCAGGAGTCGTGTGTCTTAATTGTCAGCGTTGAGTAATCCAGCACGGCAAATCCGTACACGATGTGTGTACAGAGATCGGTTCGGATGTGGTCCGGAGTGTACTTGCCATATCCCTTCCGATACCATGCCCAGTTCGTGAAGTAGCATACCATTTTGTAGTACCCGGACAGTGGATCAAGCACTGGCGGCGGTGTGGAGGGTGCTCTTGTCGTAGTAGTCGTTctcgtggtggttgttgttgttgtgggacGTTTTTCTGTCGTAGACACCACATACTGTGGACCATCTATATCCTGGTTCGAATTCTGCCACGAGTTATTCTCATCCGAATTGTTTTCCGTACTCTCGGGAATTCCTCCCGGGGAGCAACGGGCATTAGCCGGCCAATCGCATATATGCAACTGTTGATTCCAATGCAAACCATCGGCACAGCTAGCCGACTCTAGACGGCCCCAGTTGCACACCAAATACTGACTGCAGTCGCCCGGATATGGAACGTGCGTGTTACCATCACAGGGATCGTCTTCCGATAGAACCTTTAGGGCGCTCGATTTACGCAGGAGCCTGAAGTAAAGCTCGTTGCTTACGCAGTTTACGTTCTCTTCCCAGTCGCAATTTTTATCCGTCTGGCTCCAGTACAGATCTGGACCACACTGCTGTTCCACCTTTTTCTCGTTGACACAAATGTAGAAACTGTCGCAGTTCCTGTGCGGATAGTATTCTCCATTCCGGCATGTTTCCATCGGACCACCGTTGATTGGAGCAGCGGGAGTTGtggtcgtagtagtagtagtagttgttgttgttgtagtcgTAGGTCTGGTCGTGGGTCTGGGTGTGTTTGGGACCCTTGCGGGAGTAGTCTTCCTTCGAGTAGGGCGAGTCATTGGTTCTTGCGTAGTTGTCGTCGTACGTCTGTTGGAAGTCGTCGTACGTCTCGAGgtagatgttgttgttgtagattGCTCTGTGGTTGATGCTGTGCTCGCCGTTGATACCATGTCCATTTCACATTTCGCTGAAGCTGGCCAATCGCACAGTTTACCTTCCGCGTTCCAATGGAGACCGCCAGCGCAGAACTGTTGCTTAAACTCCGACAGCACACAGCGATAGTACGAGTTACAATTCGTTGGATGTGCCTTGTATTGATTCGCTTCACAGCTTTCGGCGTTACTTAGCTCCGGCATTATTAGGCCAGGTACGGGAATTGTTGTGCCAACCGTCGTAGCTGCCGGTGGACTGTCGGTAGTCGTACTTGGCGATGTCGTTCTACGCGTTGTTGTCGTTCTTGCGGTGGTAGTTGTTGTACTTGTGCTTGTGGTTGGAGCCATTGTGGTTCTACGGGTAGTGGTTGTACTATCTGGCGTCCATGATGGCCatgttgtgtgtgagtgagccGGTGTGGTAGTAGTACTGCCAAGACCACTCTCCGGACCAAACGTCATCTCCGCCGGTACTGGAGTGACTGGTCGCGATGGTCGCGAACAGTCCATGCTACTCGGGGTGGGAGTATTCAAGCGTCCTAGGGCGCGGTTAATGGCCCTTAGCACCGGATAGCTTTCCTCGCAGCATCGGTTCTGGTAGTCGTCTAAATCGACCGTCCAGGCGGCGATACCACCGAACCCAGACTTGATGACGTACTTTGCTTTCGCCGTTGCCGAAACGGGATCGTCATAACCAACCCACTGATTTCCGTCGGTAGCGTATGGTCCCGACTTCATCGATGCATCTCTACCAACGGTCCACTTTTGCTTGCGCACCCTTTGGCAGATCTCGTAGTAGGCCAGCATTCCGGGTTGTTTTGTGTCTTCGCCAGCATCACCTGCTCCTGTAGCAGGACTTCCCTCGCCTGGTGCACCCCGTGTGCTCTGAGCTAATGTAAACGTTTGACCATACATCGGTACCCCCATGATAAGCTTCTGCTTATCAGCTCCCATGTTGACCAGCAGCTGCATTGCGTAATCCGTGTTGTACTGTGGATACTTATCGGTGGTGCTCCCGAAGAGTGGACTGACATGGCCTGTCTGTTCTTCCCACGATCCATGATAATCGTACGTCATGACAGTCATGAAGTCGACGTGTTTCGATATCTCCACCATATCATAGGCCACAGCAATGACCTCCTTGTAACCGGAGATACTAGTGCTGAGCAAGAGGTTTTCAGGCTCAAATGCTTTGCGTAGTTCGCGGATCAAATTGGCAAAGTTTCTCTTGTCGCTCGCCGAACCCTGTGAGCAATCGCTCTGCCAGCAAACCGGATAGTTCCAGTCCATGTGCAGTCCGGCGAAGCGATGTTTCTTCAGAAACACGATCGCATTTGTGATGAAATTCAGACGGTTACTAGAGGATCCTGTTAGCTCGGAATACTTCTCGCCCGCTGAATCGGTCCATCCTCCTAGTCCGAGCAACACGGGAACATCTCCGGCAGCAGTAACGGTCCTGCGGTACATATCTATGAAATTAATCGGTCGATAAATAACCAAATTCATATCTGTCTATTACACATCGTTTGCTTACTGTTATCCACATCTGCCCAACTGTCAAACTCCTTCATCGTTAAAGTGATGGGATCGAGCGACGCGAACGAGTACACGATATGGGTACACAAACTGGCGTCCAGATTTTCCGGAACAAACTGGGCCTCCCCTTTACGATAGAAGCCCCAGCTTGTCATGTGACAGACGACGTTAGAATCGCCCTTACCGGCTTGCCGATAAGCGGAggataactg
The sequence above is a segment of the Anopheles darlingi chromosome 2, idAnoDarlMG_H_01, whole genome shotgun sequence genome. Coding sequences within it:
- the LOC125949900 gene encoding probable chitinase 10, translated to MSLALYKVLAIVGVFWLVSCTVLAIRIEQPEPVSFVRSSVERIPAHGFEKQVADTDSHDFGSESLPLRSAVESIPANLIDERLPLRDSVEFRIIDMDDAIEDTVSKVKHVVSKQQLKWITTSPKTVAAESFKSFFQGDDKFAAYVIPAQPSNRPMPYRAGSPYQQLLSSKDIVSSPVSALQLSSAYRQAGKGDSNVVCHMTSWGFYRKGEAQFVPENLDASLCTHIVYSFASLDPITLTMKEFDSWADVDNNMYRRTVTAAGDVPVLLGLGGWTDSAGEKYSELTGSSSNRLNFITNAIVFLKKHRFAGLHMDWNYPVCWQSDCSQGSASDKRNFANLIRELRKAFEPENLLLSTSISGYKEVIAVAYDMVEISKHVDFMTVMTYDYHGSWEEQTGHVSPLFGSTTDKYPQYNTDYAMQLLVNMGADKQKLIMGVPMYGQTFTLAQSTRGAPGEGSPATGAGDAGEDTKQPGMLAYYEICQRVRKQKWTVGRDASMKSGPYATDGNQWVGYDDPVSATAKAKYVIKSGFGGIAAWTVDLDDYQNRCCEESYPVLRAINRALGRLNTPTPSSMDCSRPSRPVTPVPAEMTFGPESGLGSTTTTPAHSHTTWPSWTPDSTTTTRRTTMAPTTSTSTTTTTARTTTTRRTTSPSTTTDSPPAATTVGTTIPVPGLIMPELSNAESCEANQYKAHPTNCNSYYRCVLSEFKQQFCAGGLHWNAEGKLCDWPASAKCEMDMVSTASTASTTEQSTTTTSTSRRTTTSNRRTTTTTQEPMTRPTRRKTTPARVPNTPRPTTRPTTTTTTTTTTTTTTTPAAPINGGPMETCRNGEYYPHRNCDSFYICVNEKKVEQQCGPDLYWSQTDKNCDWEENVNCVSNELYFRLLRKSSALKVLSEDDPCDGNTHVPYPGDCSQYLVCNWGRLESASCADGLHWNQQLHICDWPANARCSPGGIPESTENNSDENNSWQNSNQDIDGPQYVVSTTEKRPTTTTTTTRTTTTTRAPSTPPPVLDPLSGYYKMVCYFTNWAWYRKGYGKYTPDHIRTDLCTHIVYGFAVLDYSTLTIKTHDSWADIDNKFYTRVVAAKEKGVKVTLAIGGWNDSAGDKYSRLVRSASARAKFVEHVIGFLEKYGFEGLDLDWEYPVCWQVDCKKGFADEKEGFTELVRELSEAFRPRGWLLSAAVSPSKTVIDAGYDVAALAKYFDWIAVMTYDFHGQWDKQTGHVAPLYYHPEDEIDFFNANYSINYWIEKGAPSRKIVMGMPLYGQSFQLADTKKNGLNAKAPGPGQAGEFTKAAGFLSYYEICDRIQNKEWTVVQDSLQRMGPYAYKGNQWVSFDDKESLLRKVQFIRAMDLGGGMIWALDLDDFKDRCGQGSHPLLTAIREGLRDAPTGNEVLPSVVLGSMDSDNNSPSATQNLNGISSPEKQQPGSMDSAEIEENLVDGESYKVVCYFTNWAWYRQGNGKYLPEDIDPQLCTHIVYGFAVLDREALTIKPHDSWADIDNRFYERVVEMKKKGKKVTVAIGGWNDSAGDKYSRLVRSEQARKRFIDNVMKFIEKYNFDGLDLDWEYPVCWQVDCNKGYADEKEGFAKLVKELSSVFKPKGYLLSSAVSPSKKVIDAGYDVPTLSDYMDWIAVMAYDYHGQWDKKTGHVAPMYEHPDDFDKTFNANFTIHYWIEKGADPRKLVMGMPTYGQSFSLADANNHDLNAQTYGGGEAGDQTRARGFLSYYEICANIRDKNWNVVRDRKGRMGPYAYKGDQWVSFDDQYMIRHKSQFVKAMGLGGAMIWALDLDDFRNLCDCEEYPLLRTINRVLRNYPGPGPKCTLGKGKPNEPPKERPTTAMTTVTNRPTTSKPMTTPSTTTTMRTSTARATTTTTRKQTTTTRTTGRPTTTMRTTRPSIDAIDTDSSKGVCDGRLFVPHETDCSKYYVCTHGKRYLQTCPANTLWNDGYCDWAENSKCKNKQGPVASVTPTTEGTSWQSTTMRTSTRRPSTTTTQQQRPTMKPSTTTVAPSKPDTPLTGNNDYKVVCYFTNWAWYRQGDGKYTPDDIESTLCTHIVYGFAVLDRESLTIKTHDSWADIDNRFYERVVEQKRKGAKVTLALGGWNDSLGDKYSKLVRDAAARARFVKHAIEFIEKYDFDGLDLDWEYPVCWQVDCQKGYADEKEGFARLVRELAVEFRPREWLLSAAVSPSKMVIDAGYDVPALAEYFDWIAVMTYDFHGNWDKQTGHVAPLYYYPGDTYDYFNANFSINYWIEKGAPSRKLVMGMPLYGQSFSLADARRNGLNDKSYGPGEAGEFTRAGGFLSFYEICEKVNRRGWSVQRDPEGRIGPYAYSGNQWVSYDDVDEIRRKSQFVKQMNLGGGMVWALDLDDFRGKCGCGTHPLLRTMNLELGRISTQSPENCT